One genomic region from Anaerolineae bacterium encodes:
- a CDS encoding cobalamin B12-binding domain-containing protein, with product MTRKTVVAAALGECVHVAGVVNFLRLAEQVGWETIFLGPAVPIERVLAAAREHRADLIGVSYRLRPETGERLLSEFAEAADELRSAGVRFAFGSTPPIAERARKLGFFDVVFDGSETPGVD from the coding sequence ATGACACGTAAAACCGTTGTCGCTGCTGCGCTCGGCGAGTGCGTCCACGTAGCTGGCGTGGTGAACTTCTTGCGCCTGGCCGAGCAGGTCGGCTGGGAGACGATCTTTCTAGGGCCGGCGGTGCCTATCGAACGGGTGCTGGCTGCCGCCCGTGAGCATCGCGCTGACTTGATCGGCGTATCCTATCGGCTGAGGCCGGAAACGGGTGAGCGGCTCCTCAGCGAATTCGCCGAGGCAGCTGACGAGCTGCGCTCAGCCGGGGTGCGGTTCGCCTTCGGTAGCACTCCGCCCATCGCCGAGCGGGCTCGCAAGCTGGGATTCTTTGACGTCGTGTTCGATGGCTCGGAAACGCCCGGGGTGGATTAG
- a CDS encoding cyclic-di-AMP receptor, which translates to MQLLLAIVQDEDADLLCERLNAQGFRVTRIHTTGGFLARGNVTILTGIEDQRVEDVLSTIRATCQTRRGWVNPMLFGTEATHMPMSVVTPLEVVIGGATVFSFPVKRFARLSGSDSPSAMEEATPCQEARGGVEAMNLILAIVHSDDAESVSRALLAAGHRVTRINTAGAFWRRGNVTLLTGVEAGKVDEVLGLIQAHCRPHEAAVPSETGGPAHGATVFVLESSRFVQI; encoded by the coding sequence ATGCAGTTGCTGCTTGCCATTGTTCAGGACGAAGACGCCGATCTCCTGTGTGAACGGCTGAACGCACAAGGGTTTCGCGTGACCCGTATCCATACCACAGGAGGCTTCCTGGCTCGGGGCAACGTGACAATCCTGACCGGGATTGAGGATCAACGTGTAGAAGATGTCCTATCCACTATCCGGGCCACTTGTCAAACTCGCCGAGGATGGGTGAATCCCATGCTGTTCGGCACTGAAGCTACACACATGCCCATGTCGGTGGTGACCCCGCTAGAGGTGGTCATCGGAGGGGCTACGGTGTTCAGCTTTCCGGTGAAACGCTTTGCGCGCTTATCAGGCAGTGATAGCCCCTCCGCTATGGAAGAGGCAACTCCCTGCCAGGAGGCTAGAGGAGGAGTCGAAGCGATGAACCTGATCCTTGCCATCGTGCACAGCGACGACGCTGAGTCGGTAAGCCGGGCCTTGCTAGCAGCCGGCCATCGGGTGACACGCATCAATACCGCAGGCGCGTTCTGGCGCCGGGGCAACGTGACGCTTCTCACCGGGGTTGAAGCGGGGAAGGTGGACGAAGTGCTCGGCCTCATCCAGGCCCACTGTCGGCCTCATGAGGCAGCAGTTCCGTCCGAGACGGGCGGCCCTGCGCATGGCGCCACTGTATTCGTGCTGGAATCGTCGCGGTTTGTTCAAATATAA
- a CDS encoding glycosyltransferase family 4 protein: protein MRIALDITPLDTGHRARGIGVYVQGLLQGLLTLKTEHTWLLITHTPSRHAGLPPSWRAVWLPRPALGRLTALATHQLLLPALLQRLQADLIHFPSLSAHVSVTGLPWRVPGPFVVTVHDFTPWHIPALLHGKRVNHWWYARQRAWARRAARLICVSQATREDAVRLLGISPERCPVIYEGVDSHRFRPSDEPRPIPPFILFVGGDLPNKNREGVMQAFVQLCRQTDLPHRLVLVGFDARSDAELAMQYPGLDLSRVRRVQHLSSEELARLFRQADLFVFPSWHEGFGLPVLEAMASGTPVVTSTTSSLPEVAGDAALLVDPDDVSGLCRAMEHVLRDRSLWSRLQAAGLARAQQFTWERTAQLTLQVYEEAARG, encoded by the coding sequence GTGCGCATCGCCTTGGATATCACGCCACTGGATACAGGCCACCGCGCGCGCGGCATCGGCGTGTATGTGCAGGGCCTCCTCCAGGGACTGCTCACCCTGAAGACGGAACATACTTGGCTGCTGATCACCCACACTCCATCCCGACACGCCGGCCTGCCCCCGTCCTGGCGGGCTGTCTGGCTGCCGCGGCCGGCCCTGGGCAGGCTCACCGCCCTGGCGACCCATCAACTCTTGCTGCCGGCCCTCTTGCAACGCCTGCAAGCCGATCTTATCCATTTCCCCAGCCTATCGGCCCATGTGAGCGTCACCGGCCTGCCCTGGCGGGTTCCAGGCCCGTTTGTGGTCACCGTACACGACTTCACCCCATGGCACATCCCGGCCTTGCTGCATGGCAAACGCGTCAATCACTGGTGGTATGCTCGCCAGCGAGCATGGGCGCGCCGCGCCGCCCGGCTGATCTGCGTGAGCCAGGCCACCCGCGAAGACGCCGTACGCCTGCTGGGGATCTCGCCTGAACGCTGCCCTGTGATCTATGAGGGGGTGGATTCTCATCGTTTCCGCCCTTCAGACGAGCCGCGCCCCATCCCGCCTTTCATCCTATTCGTCGGCGGTGATCTTCCCAACAAAAACCGGGAGGGTGTGATGCAGGCGTTTGTTCAGCTTTGCCGTCAGACGGATCTGCCCCATCGGCTGGTGCTGGTGGGGTTCGACGCGCGCAGCGATGCGGAATTGGCCATGCAGTATCCGGGCCTCGATCTGTCCCGCGTGCGACGTGTGCAACACCTCTCGTCTGAAGAGCTCGCGCGGCTCTTCCGTCAGGCTGATCTGTTCGTATTCCCCTCATGGCACGAGGGGTTTGGGCTGCCTGTGCTAGAGGCGATGGCCTCCGGGACGCCAGTAGTGACCTCTACTACGTCGAGCCTTCCTGAGGTAGCTGGCGACGCCGCTCTTTTAGTGGATCCGGACGATGTGAGCGGCCTATGCCGGGCCATGGAGCACGTCTTACGCGATCGCAGCCTGTGGTCACGGCTACAGGCGGCCGGCCTGGCCCGGGCCCAACAGTTCACATGGGAGAGGACAGCACAACTCACCCTTCAGGTGTACGAGGAAGCAGCTCGAGGATAA